CCCGACAAGCCTGGAAAGCGGGAGAGAAAACGATGACTGTCATGAGCCAACTACCGCAGCTCCTGGCTGACGATATCCCTCCCTACCAGCCGTCGGGGGAAGCAGCCGAGCAAGCCAACAACCTTATCAATTGGCTTGCCTGGGGTGCCTCGGCGGCCGGCGTGCTCGGCCTCATCATCGTCGGCGCCAACATGACCCTCCAGTTGCGGGCCGGAGAACCGGGCGAAGGCGCCACGCACTACCGGGGTTTCTTCATCGTGATGGTCGCATCGGTCATCGCTACATCCGCCGGACCGATCGTGGAGTGGTTCGGCCCATACACCCCCTGAATCTCTGTCGCCTGTTCCGGGACAGCATTTCGCAAAATCACTTGCCAGTTGACAACGAGTCATAGGAGTTTTCGATGAAGAGTGCCCTTCTCCACCTCTACCTGTCCGCTCCAGCCGCCGTTCCGAAGCCGCAGCGTAAAGCACCGGACGGGCTCAAGGACAAGGTTGACCTGATGCTCGGTCTGGCCGCCTGGGCCGGTACCGCGGCCGGCGTCCTGGGCATTGTGATCACCGGCGCGATGATGGGTATTTCTCTGAAGCGTGGCGAAAGCTCCGAACACATGAGCCGACTCGGCATGGTGCTGGGTGGCTGCTGCATCGTCGCCAGCGCGGGTCCCTTTGCCTCCTGGGTCTTCAAGTGACCGGGCCCGCTGACGCATCGAGGCGGAAATGAGTAGCGATGTTCGGACGCAAGAAGGACGTATACGAGGCGGACGATTCGCCTTTCTATAAGCAGCGGAGCTGGATCTTCTCAGCCGTGTTCCTGGCGACCGCACTGGTCGTCGCGACACTGTCCTACGCGACAAGTTCGGGCGGCGACACCGCTGATGCCGCACCGCAGCGAAGGACCATGAAGGGACCGCTCTCCACCCACGATTCGAAGCGTGGCGGTCTGGCGGACGACGAGCGGCCGAAGGGATGCCAGACCGAGGACGAGGACGCGAAGAACACCGAGAACACGGAGAACACGCAGAACACCCAGAACGGGCAGGACCCGGAGAACGGGGCGGACACGAGGCGGCCCACAGCCGCGCCGAAGGACGTCGCGTGGAAGAGCCTGAACGGCGCCAGCGTGCCCACCTCCCCGTCGGCCGGACCCACGCGGTACAACGGCCCGGTGTGGTGGTGCTTCGCCCGCACACCCATGGGCTCCGTCATGGCGGCCCACAGCATCCTCACGCATATGGGAACTGCCCAATGGCGCCCTGTCGCAGAACAGCAGCTCGTCAACGGGGAGGGCCGCGACACCTTCATCGCCGGGCGGTCCAAACTCGCTGCGTCGGATGTGGAGAACCAGGACCCCGGGGTCTACTCGGGATTCACCGTGGATTCATTCTCGAAGAACGCTGCCAACGTGCGGATCCTCATCAAGGGGGCAGGCGGGGGCTTGGGTTCGACGACGGTTTCCATGCGGTGGAGCGGCGGCGACTGGAAAGTGAAGCCGCGCCCGAACGGAACCCTCTTCTCCTCGTCCTCCGGCATGGGCGCGAACGGGTTCATCAGATGGGGGGCGGCCTGACATGAACTGTAGCGATTCAGGAAGTCCGCTGATTGATGCCCTGGTAGGTTTCTTCAAATTCCTGGGCGACCCGATCGGCAGCATCATCAAGGGCATCGCCGACCTCATCATGGCTGGGGCCCTTGCCGCGTTCGGTGCACTCACAGAGGGCATCCCCACCTTCGCGCCGACGGAGTCGAAGCCGGTCCAGGGCCAGTTGAACTGGCTTGTTGTCTACACCGCCGTAGGCTCGCTCATCTTCGCCTGTATCCGGATGGCAACGGAGCGAAAGGGCGACGCGGGAACGACCGCGATGAAGGGCATGGTTCGGCTCATCCTCGTCGCCGGTGGCAGCACGGCCATCATCACCGCCGCTGCCGCTGTCGGCGACGACTTCGCCAGTCATCTGTACGAGAGCGCTGTGAAAAAGCAGCTGGAGACCGTGGGTTGCGGCTCCTCGAAAGACATTCCGGCGTTCCTGTACCTGATCCTCGCGTTCCTCTTGCTCCTTGCCGCCGTCGTGCACGGGATCATGCTCTACATCCGGCTCGCCGTCATGATCGTGCTGTTCGGAACCCTGCCGCTGGCGGCTGCCGCGTCCATGAGCGATTGGGGCGGCGGATGGTGGCGCAAGCACATCGGCTGGATGATCGCCTGGCTGCTCTACAAACCCGCTGCCGCGCTCGTCATATTCGCGGGAACGACCCTGCTCACAGACGGCGACAGAGAGGGCGGCGGCGGGGGGCAGGTTGACAAGATCCACCTCAAGATCGCCGGTATTTGCGTGATGCTCCTGTCCGCCGTGGCCATGCCCGCACTGCTGAAGCTCATCGTGCCCGCCACGGCGGCGCTCGGGGGCGGGAGCGCCCAGTCCGCGGCCTTCTCGGCTGTCGGGGGCGGACTTGCCACCGGAGCGAGGGCGATAGCCGGCTCCACCGGATCGTCCGGCGGGGGCGGCAAGTCCGGGTCCGGCGGAGCATCCGGCCCATCCGGCGCCTCGGGCAGCGGAGGCCAGTCCGGAGCGGGAGGCAGGAGCGGCGCGACAGGACTCTCCAGCGACAGCTCGGGCGGCGGCTCGGGAGGCGGCTCCGGCGGAGGCTCGGGCGGCGGCTCCGGCGGCGGCTCGGGAGGCGGCTCCGGCGGCGGCGGAGGCGGCTTCGGCGGCGGAGGCGGAGGCGGCCGGGGCGGCGGAGGCCCCAGCGGTGCCACAGCAGGAAAGGGCGCCGCCGCAGGGCCGGCCGGGATCGCGGCGGAGGCCGCGATCGCCATCGCCACGGGCGCGGCGAAGACCGTGTCCGGAGCGGTGGACGACGCCGACGGGTCCAAGGGCCACAACCAGTAGCGCGAACAGCCGTGCCGCGCGGTCCCCCGCGGTCTGTACACATGGCCGCCCCTCAGCTGAGGGGCGGCCGAACAGGGAAGGAAGCCATACCCATGTCAACCCATGCCGCGTCGAGTCCCACGTATGGGAACTGGCGCCGGCCGAGGCGGCCGGGGCTGGGCCCCTTCGGCATGATCGGCACCGCCGTCATGTTCGGCGGACTCGTCGTGACGCTGCTGGCCTCACTGATCTCGGTCACCGCCGCGCTGGTCGTGCTGGGCCCCCTGGCCCTCGCACTCGTACCGCTGATGCTCCGGACTCAGGACGGGCGCAACGCCTTCCAGTTGATCGCCGTGCGCATCGGCTGGGCCCGCCGTAAGGCCAAGGGCTCGACCACCTACGTCGCGGGACCGATGTCGCAGCGGCCCGCCGGGCGGTTCCAGCCGCCCGGGCTGCTCGGCCGGATGCAGATGTCCGAGGGCAGGGACGCGTACGACCGTGACTTCGGCGTGCTGTTCCACCGCAGCCGCAACTTCTACACCATCGTGCTGGGCTGCGAACCCGACGGCGGTTCCCTGGTCGACCCGGACCAGGTGGACAACTGGGTCGCCTCGTGGGGCGGATGGCTGGCCAGGCTCTCGCACGAAACGGGGCTCCGCGGCGCCTCCGTCATCGTCGAGACGGCGCCCGACTCGGGCACCCGGCTCGCGAACGAGGTCCTGCCGCGCCTCTCCCCCGACGCTCCGCCCGCAGCTCGTGCCGTGATGGAGGAGGTCGTCGAGAAGTATCCGTCGGCCTCCTCCGAGATGCACACGTACATCACGCTCACCTACGGCCTCCCCCCGGCGCAGAAGCTCAAGGAGGAGGAGCTCATCACCGAACTCGCCACCCGCATCCCGGGACTGCTCTCCGGGCTGGTCGGCGCGGGCGGCGGAGTCGCCTACCCGCTGTCGGCCGAGCGCATCGCCGAGGTCGTACGGGTGGCCTACGACCCCGCCGTCGCGGGTGAGGTCCTCAACGCCCGTGCGCAGTACGGCGGCACGGGGCTGGAGTGGGGCGATGCCGGTCCGGCCGCCTGCGTGGAGGATGTCACCTCCTACCAGCACGATTCCGGGGTCTCGCGGACCTGGATGCTCACCCTCGCGCCCCGCGGCACCGTACGGGCCAACGTGCTGCGCGGCCTGCTGGAGGCTTCGCCCGGCACCCGTCGTAAGCGCGTGGCACTGCTCTACCGGCCCATCGACCCCGCGACCTCGGCCCGCATCGTGGAGGCCGACCGGCGGGCGGCCCAGTTCATGGCCACCTCCGGACGCGGCATGGTCCAGGCACGGGCCGCCTCCGAGATGCGCGCGACCGAGCAGACGGCACAGGAGGAGGCGACCGGTGCCGGACTGGTGGAGTTCTCGCTGATGCTCACCGCCACCGTCGACGCCGACGACGAACTGGCCGATGTCAGCGCGGCCATGCGCAACCTCCAGGGAGCGGCACGGCTGTCGATGCGCCCGGCCGACCGGATGCAGGCGGCGGCCTTCAGCTGCACCCTCCCCGTCGGAATTCTCCCGTGGGAGCTCACACTGATCCCGCGCGATCTCCGGGAGGCGCTGTGAGTGCGCGCGCCGGCAAGAGCCGGCAGGAGACGAGCAAGGGCCGCTCGGGGCAGGCGAAAGCGCCGCGCAGGGAGCGGATGGCCCCCTCGCGCGGCTGGCCGGGGCCCGGCGGCGGCCAGGTCGGCGGCATGGACCCGCCCACGATGTGGCGCGCGACCACCGTGCAGGCGTGCGGACTGTGGCCCTTCGCCGCGGGCTCGGGCGCGCCCATGTCCGGCGTCCCGCTGGGACAGCACCTGCACACCGGCGCCACGGTGTGCGGCGACCCGCTCTCGTGGTTCACCCGGGCGCGCTACATCTCCAACCCGTCGCTGTTCATGCTCGGCATGCCCGGCCTCGGCAAGTCCACCCTGATCAACCGCATGCTCATCGGCCTGTCGGCGACGGGCGTGGTGCCGCTGGTCCTCGGCGACCTCAAGCCCGACTACGCGGACACCGTGCGCGCCCTGGGCGGTCAGGTGATCTCCCTCGGGCGTGGCATGGGCGGCATCAACCTGCTGGACCCGGGCGCCATGGGCGAGGTCGCGGCCAAGATCGGCGGATCAGCGGGCCAGGCGCTGCTGTCCGAGGCGCACGGACGTGTGCTGAACATGGTCGCGGCACTGATCACCATCGTCCGCAACCGCCCCATGGAGGACCACGAGCAGGCGGTGTTGTCGGCCGTGCTGCACCACCTGCGCGAGCGGACACCGCAGGGCCGGACCGTAGTGCTGCCCGATGTGCTGAGGGTGCTCGACGAAGGGCCGGACCGGGTCCGGGCCGTGACCCTGGACCGTGGTGACGACTCCCGGTACCGCGACGCCGTCGACCCGCTGCACCGCTCGCTGCTCGGCATTCTGGACGGGCCGCTGGGCGACACCTTCGCCTCCGAGACCTCGACCCGGGTCAACCTCAACTCACCCGCGGTGTGCATCGACATCTCCCGGATCGGGGAGGCGGACACCCAGCTCACCGCGGCGGCGATGCTGGCGGCGTGGTCCGACGGGCTCGGCGCGGTGGCGGCGTCCCACGCGCTGGCCGACGCGGGCCTCGCACCGCGGCGCTGGTTCTTCACCGTGCTCGACGAGCTGTGGCGGCCGTTGCGTGCCGCCACGGGCATCGTCGACCGTATCGACGCGCTCACCCGCCTCAACCGTACGCTCGGCCTGGGCGATGCCAAGATCACGCACACCCTCAAGGACGCGGAGTCGCTGGGCTCCGAATCCG
This sequence is a window from Streptomyces sp. NBC_01775. Protein-coding genes within it:
- a CDS encoding SCO6880 family protein, producing MSTHAASSPTYGNWRRPRRPGLGPFGMIGTAVMFGGLVVTLLASLISVTAALVVLGPLALALVPLMLRTQDGRNAFQLIAVRIGWARRKAKGSTTYVAGPMSQRPAGRFQPPGLLGRMQMSEGRDAYDRDFGVLFHRSRNFYTIVLGCEPDGGSLVDPDQVDNWVASWGGWLARLSHETGLRGASVIVETAPDSGTRLANEVLPRLSPDAPPAARAVMEEVVEKYPSASSEMHTYITLTYGLPPAQKLKEEELITELATRIPGLLSGLVGAGGGVAYPLSAERIAEVVRVAYDPAVAGEVLNARAQYGGTGLEWGDAGPAACVEDVTSYQHDSGVSRTWMLTLAPRGTVRANVLRGLLEASPGTRRKRVALLYRPIDPATSARIVEADRRAAQFMATSGRGMVQARAASEMRATEQTAQEEATGAGLVEFSLMLTATVDADDELADVSAAMRNLQGAARLSMRPADRMQAAAFSCTLPVGILPWELTLIPRDLREAL
- a CDS encoding ATP/GTP-binding protein, with protein sequence MAPSRGWPGPGGGQVGGMDPPTMWRATTVQACGLWPFAAGSGAPMSGVPLGQHLHTGATVCGDPLSWFTRARYISNPSLFMLGMPGLGKSTLINRMLIGLSATGVVPLVLGDLKPDYADTVRALGGQVISLGRGMGGINLLDPGAMGEVAAKIGGSAGQALLSEAHGRVLNMVAALITIVRNRPMEDHEQAVLSAVLHHLRERTPQGRTVVLPDVLRVLDEGPDRVRAVTLDRGDDSRYRDAVDPLHRSLLGILDGPLGDTFASETSTRVNLNSPAVCIDISRIGEADTQLTAAAMLAAWSDGLGAVAASHALADAGLAPRRWFFTVLDELWRPLRAATGIVDRIDALTRLNRTLGLGDAKITHTLKDAESLGSESDKAKARGFVERAGMVVCAGLPRAEMEELGKIVGLSQREIELVSTWSSPPGWGMTGDHEEPPGRGRFLVKVGGRPGIPIRVAITDTERHLHDTNTRWVQNQHPGTQATEQIPGGDAAPGQDWRIA